Within the Paracoccus everestensis genome, the region GGCCATGCGCCTGCATGATCGGCACCAGCAGCCAGGAACCCAGGCTGCCGATAAAGCCTGCCATGAACAGCAGGATGATTTCCCCGCGATAGCCCGCCAGATCCCGCGTGGCGAACTGCCCGATCCGGGCGGCCAGGGTGGCCGCTCGCCCCCCCGGCAGGGGCGGCAGGATCAGGATCCAGGCCATTGCGACCAGTGGCACGACCGTCATGACCGCGCCGGTTACGGCAACACCCGTCCCCTTATGCAGCGCCATGACGCCCGCCACCACGATGCCCAGCAGCACCAGCAGCGGGCGCAGGCGGGACAGCCAGCCGTCGGTCTCAACCGCACGGGGCGGGGGCGGGGCGGACAGTTGCGGCTTCAGGACCGAATCCAACAGCCAGCCTATGCTGATCATCAACGCGGAACTGACCAGGCACAGCCCCACCGCGCCGGGCCAGGATGCGCCGGGCACCACCGACAGGGTGACGGCCATAGACAGCGCCATCGGCGACCAGCACAGCGTCGAGGCAAAGCCCCGCTGGATCGCCACCAGCATCCGCCGCAACCGGTGGCGGCGCAGTTCCGGATCCGTTTCTCGCGCGGTGCTTTCGGCGGCCAGCGAACCCAGAAGCGAGATCGACCCGTAAAGCAGGATCAGCCCGAACAGGTGCCCCCCCACTGTCAGCGCAAGATAGCGTCGTCCCGGCGGCTGGCGGGCCAGGAAGCGCCCGCAATCCAGGATCGCCTGCGATCCGATGGCCGCGCTGCGCAGCGCCGAAAGCGCGGTGAACAGGGCGATGATGAAGCCGCCTCGCGTCAGCGCCGTCAGCGTGGCCTCGGCCCAGCCTTGGCGTGTGGCGGCGGCCCAGGCGATCAGCGCAACGCCCACGGCGACAAAGGTCAGCCGCGACAGGCGCGCGGTCAGCGAAAACATCAGCAGCGCCGCGACCAGCAAGCCGGCAGCCACAACCGCAAAGCCCTGGCCGCCCCCATATTCATGCGGGACCGTCGCCAACAGGGCGAGGGCGGTCAGGATGCCGCCGATCCGGGCGCTGATGGGGTGCATGGCGGGATCCGTGGTCAGGGTCGCCCCGCCATAGCCCTGCCTTGCAGGATGCGCAATTCGTCAGCCCCCGGCGACAAAGGGCAGGCGATAGCTGATCGCCTCGGCCAGATGGGGCGCGCGCACCGATGGCGAGCCTGCAAGGTCGGCAATGGTGCGCGCCGTGCGCAGGATGCGGTGATAGCCCCGCGCGGTCAGGCCCAAGCGTTCGGAAGCCTTCAGGATCAGCGCCCGGCCTTCGTCGTCCGGTGCGGCGATCTGGTCCAGAAGCGCGCCCGAGGCTTCGGCATTCACCCGTGCCTGGGGATGGTCGCGGAACCGCGCCGCCTGCACCTCGCGCGCCGCCGCCACCCGGGTTGCGACCTGTGCGGACGTATCCCCGCCCGAGGGCAGTTCCAGATCCATGAAGCTGACCGCCGGAACCTCAAGCCGCAAGTCGAAACGGTCCATCAGCGGACCCGAAATCTTGCCCATGTAGTCCCCGCCGCAGACGGGCGCCCGCGAGCAGGCCCGCGCGGCATCCGCCAGATAGCCGCAGCGGCAAGGGTTGGCCGCCGCGATCAGCAGGAAGCGACAGGGATAGCGGATATGGGCGTTGGCGCGGGCCACCACGACCTCGCCTGTTTCGATGGGTTGGCGCAGGGTTTCCAGCACTTGGCGGGGAAATTCCGGGAATTCGTCCATGAACAGCACGCCATTATGGGCCAGGCTGATCTCTCCCGGCTTGGCGCCGCGCCCGCCCCCGACGATGGCCGCCATGGAGGCGGTGTGATGGGGTTCGCGAAAGGGTGCGCGGCGCGAGATGCCGCCATCGTCCAGGGTGCCCGCAAGCGAGTGGATCATCGAGGTTTCCAACGCTTCGACCGCACCCAGCGGCGGCATCAGGCCGGGCAGGCGGGCGGCCAGCATGGACTTGCCCGCGCCGGGCGGGCCGACCATCAGCAGGTGATGCCGTCCGGCGGCTGCGATTTCCAGGGCGCGCTTGGCGCGTTCCTGGCCCTTCACCTCGGACAGGCAGCCGCCGGTGATCGCGCCGTCGATCATGCCGGGCTGCGCGCGGGCGATGGGCGCACGGTCGGTTAGGTGGTCGATGACCTCGCGC harbors:
- a CDS encoding YifB family Mg chelatase-like AAA ATPase, which produces MVAIAYSVAFEGIEARLVEVQCSVAAGLPGFAIVGLPDKAVSEARERVKAAFGALSIAMPNRRLTVNLSPADLPKEGSHFDLPIALAILAALEIIPGEELSRCVALGELALDGRLVAVTGALPAAMAAAEDDRALICPRACGPEAAWVDAVPVLAPATLREVIDHLTDRAPIARAQPGMIDGAITGGCLSEVKGQERAKRALEIAAAGRHHLLMVGPPGAGKSMLAARLPGLMPPLGAVEALETSMIHSLAGTLDDGGISRRAPFREPHHTASMAAIVGGGRGAKPGEISLAHNGVLFMDEFPEFPRQVLETLRQPIETGEVVVARANAHIRYPCRFLLIAAANPCRCGYLADAARACSRAPVCGGDYMGKISGPLMDRFDLRLEVPAVSFMDLELPSGGDTSAQVATRVAAAREVQAARFRDHPQARVNAEASGALLDQIAAPDDEGRALILKASERLGLTARGYHRILRTARTIADLAGSPSVRAPHLAEAISYRLPFVAGG